In Candidatus Defluviibacterium haderslevense, the following are encoded in one genomic region:
- a CDS encoding ribonuclease H family protein produces MSKKEKTKFYVVWEGNNTGIFTSWADCLQQVKGYPNAKYKSFLTKQEAEDAYYLGTPKHSLPRTSSSSEFEDWKPFVPQGSIAVDAACSGNPGDMEYQGVDPYNRDVLFLVGPLKMGTNNIGEFLAIVHALALLKKQNNSTATIFTDSKTAMSWVKRKKANTKLEFVSANQPIKELLQRATLWLNQNTFLNPIVKWETERWGEIPADFGRK; encoded by the coding sequence ATGTCAAAAAAGGAAAAAACAAAATTTTATGTCGTTTGGGAAGGAAATAATACCGGAATTTTTACTTCTTGGGCTGATTGTCTCCAGCAAGTTAAAGGTTATCCAAATGCTAAGTATAAGTCTTTTTTAACCAAACAAGAAGCAGAAGACGCCTATTATCTTGGGACTCCCAAACATTCATTACCCAGAACATCATCAAGTAGCGAATTTGAAGATTGGAAACCATTTGTTCCACAAGGAAGTATAGCTGTAGATGCTGCATGTTCAGGGAATCCAGGAGATATGGAATACCAGGGAGTAGATCCATATAATAGGGATGTCCTATTTTTGGTGGGTCCATTAAAAATGGGAACTAATAATATTGGCGAGTTTTTGGCCATCGTTCATGCATTAGCTTTACTAAAAAAACAGAATAATTCTACTGCTACTATTTTTACAGATTCCAAAACAGCAATGAGCTGGGTTAAAAGAAAAAAAGCTAACACTAAATTAGAATTTGTTTCTGCAAATCAGCCTATCAAAGAATTACTCCAAAGAGCTACATTATGGCTCAATCAGAATACTTTTTTAAATCCTATTGTGAAATGGGAAACAGAAAGATGGGGCGAAATTCCTGCCGACTTCGGTCGTAAATAA
- a CDS encoding phosphoheptose isomerase has protein sequence MDETNKLNLLTDAEGHSLSPVLAPGIKNYLIDIDGTICDDVPNEDPERMKIVLPYVDAQQYINRWYNEGHRIYFFTSRTESLRKITEEWLNKHDFLYHGIVMGKPRGGNYHWIDNHVVASTLFKGKFTPFKKEMIECDVFED, from the coding sequence ATGGATGAAACAAACAAGCTAAATTTATTGACTGATGCTGAAGGTCATTCTTTAAGCCCGGTACTTGCACCAGGAATAAAAAATTACTTGATTGATATTGATGGAACCATCTGTGATGACGTTCCAAATGAGGATCCGGAACGAATGAAAATCGTGTTACCATATGTTGATGCACAACAATACATCAATCGATGGTATAATGAAGGTCATAGAATTTATTTTTTTACCAGTCGCACAGAATCTTTGAGGAAAATCACCGAAGAATGGTTAAATAAACATGATTTTTTATATCATGGTATAGTTATGGGCAAGCCCAGAGGTGGAAATTATCATTGGATCGATAATCATGTCGTCGCTAGTACTTTATTTAAAGGTAAGTTTACACCTTTCAAAAAAGAAATGATTGAATGTGATGTATTTGAAGATTAA
- a CDS encoding S9 family peptidase: protein MKNFFVLLLSMSIGFYSMAQNQLCTAETLWKLGRVNLEDVSPDGSLVVYSVTYYNTTANKGNTDLYLTSSDGVGLARKITNYEGHENNARFRPDGKKIAFLLNGLLYEMNADGSDQNKLSDLEMNGFLWAPSGNRIVFIADVKYRQTTKEQYPDLPLANARVYNDLMYRHWKSWDDQHDSNVFFIDYKDGALSGVPMNIVNEAFEAPTEPNDGIEQIAVSTDGRYIAYSCRKLIGKAYSLSTNSDIYLYDIQSKITKNLSVTNLGYDKNPVFSSDGKFLIWNSMYTPGYEADKNSITYYDLSNNKIQNLSKNFDNDAENAVFSLDQKSIYFISAIKGCKQLMMQEIASAKVKQITNGIHDYNSFIISNKGLIATKCSMTQPVEIFNVNTGTGESKQITNVNTSYWSQIKKADVQQKMIKTTDGKDMLVWIIKPPDFNPSKKYPTLLYCQGGPQSTVSQFFSYRWNLELMASNGYIIVAPCRRGMPGFGQEWNLAISKDWGGQCMKDYLSAIDDACKESYVDKDKLGAVGASFGGYSVYYLAGHHNKRFKCFISHCGMFNIESWYGTTEEMWFANYDIGGPYWEQQYKKQYEQFSPHRFVQNWDTPLLVMHGEKDFRVPVSEGLQAYQAAQLKGIPSRLVLFPEEGHWIQSPQNGLLWQREFYNWLDKYLK, encoded by the coding sequence ATGAAAAATTTCTTTGTATTACTTTTAAGCATGTCCATTGGATTTTATTCCATGGCTCAAAATCAACTTTGTACTGCTGAGACATTATGGAAATTAGGACGTGTAAATCTTGAAGATGTTTCACCTGATGGATCATTAGTAGTTTATTCTGTTACTTATTATAACACAACAGCAAACAAAGGGAATACAGATTTATATCTAACTTCATCGGATGGTGTAGGCTTAGCTAGAAAAATTACAAATTATGAAGGCCATGAAAATAATGCCCGCTTCAGACCTGATGGAAAAAAAATTGCTTTTTTGTTAAATGGTTTATTGTATGAAATGAATGCAGATGGTTCTGATCAAAATAAACTGAGTGACCTTGAAATGAATGGATTTTTGTGGGCACCTTCTGGTAATAGAATAGTATTTATTGCGGATGTAAAATATAGACAAACTACTAAAGAACAATATCCTGATTTACCACTGGCAAACGCAAGAGTTTACAATGATTTGATGTATCGACATTGGAAATCTTGGGATGATCAACATGATAGTAATGTATTTTTTATTGATTATAAAGATGGCGCATTATCGGGTGTACCAATGAATATAGTGAATGAGGCTTTTGAGGCTCCCACTGAGCCCAATGACGGTATTGAACAGATTGCAGTAAGTACTGATGGACGTTACATTGCTTATAGCTGTAGAAAGCTAATTGGTAAAGCATATTCTTTAAGTACCAATTCAGATATTTATCTTTATGATATTCAATCTAAAATAACGAAGAATTTAAGTGTAACTAATTTGGGTTATGATAAGAATCCGGTATTTTCATCAGATGGCAAATTTTTAATCTGGAATAGTATGTATACGCCAGGTTATGAAGCTGATAAAAATAGTATTACATATTATGATCTGAGTAATAATAAAATTCAAAATTTAAGTAAGAATTTTGATAACGATGCCGAAAATGCAGTGTTTTCATTAGATCAAAAAAGTATTTATTTTATAAGTGCAATTAAAGGTTGTAAACAATTAATGATGCAGGAAATTGCATCTGCCAAAGTAAAACAAATCACAAACGGGATACACGATTATAATAGCTTTATTATTTCTAATAAGGGATTAATTGCTACGAAGTGTTCAATGACACAACCTGTTGAAATTTTCAATGTAAATACAGGAACTGGAGAATCCAAACAAATAACGAATGTTAACACGAGCTATTGGAGTCAGATAAAAAAAGCAGATGTACAACAAAAAATGATTAAGACCACGGATGGCAAAGATATGCTGGTGTGGATTATTAAACCACCCGATTTTAATCCTTCAAAAAAATACCCAACCCTATTATATTGTCAAGGAGGACCTCAATCTACAGTGAGCCAATTTTTTTCTTATCGTTGGAATTTGGAATTAATGGCCTCCAATGGATATATAATTGTTGCTCCATGTCGTCGCGGAATGCCAGGCTTTGGCCAAGAATGGAATTTGGCTATCTCCAAAGATTGGGGTGGACAATGTATGAAAGATTATCTTAGTGCCATAGATGATGCATGTAAGGAATCGTATGTAGATAAGGATAAATTAGGAGCAGTTGGTGCAAGTTTTGGAGGATATTCAGTTTATTATTTAGCTGGTCATCATAATAAAAGATTTAAATGTTTTATTTCCCATTGTGGAATGTTCAATATTGAGAGTTGGTATGGCACAACGGAGGAGATGTGGTTCGCAAATTATGATATTGGTGGACCCTATTGGGAACAACAATATAAAAAACAATATGAACAATTCTCTCCACACCGGTTTGTACAAAACTGGGATACTCCATTATTGGTAATGCATGGAGAAAAAGATTTTAGGGTTCCTGTTAGTGAAGGTCTGCAAGCTTATCAAGCTGCTCAGTTAAAAGGTATACCAAGTCGTCTTGTATTGTTTCCTGAAGAGGGCCATTGGATCCAATCACCACAGAATGGTTTGTTGTGGCAAAGAGAGTTTTACAATTGGTTAGATAAGTATTTGAAATAA
- a CDS encoding DUF3467 domain-containing protein yields the protein MSEQTKNPNEINIELSEKISEGIYSNLAIISHSHSEFVLDFIRLMPNVPKAKVKSRIILTPQHAKRLMKAISENLTKFENQYGIIQDPEPPSFPPMSFNTPTAQA from the coding sequence ATGTCTGAACAAACAAAAAATCCAAATGAAATTAATATCGAGCTTTCTGAAAAAATTTCAGAAGGTATTTATTCAAATTTAGCCATTATATCACATTCACATTCAGAATTTGTATTGGATTTTATACGATTAATGCCAAACGTACCAAAGGCAAAAGTTAAATCAAGAATTATATTGACACCTCAACATGCTAAAAGGTTGATGAAGGCGATTTCTGAGAATTTAACAAAGTTTGAAAATCAATATGGGATTATCCAAGATCCTGAACCACCGTCTTTTCCGCCAATGTCCTTCAATACCCCTACTGCGCAGGCATAA
- a CDS encoding TonB-dependent receptor, which yields MKKVILYSVSIFMLIPFFSVAQTTMITGKVYDSKTGDPLVGANIVLLNDVKGTLTDLSGNYSISATNKSTLVISYLGYVTQTYQLQGETSHNFSLVAEQTNLDQVIVVGSRRPGRILIESTSPVDIVNIKQQTGSTARMDLTSILNYAAPSMNYNKQSGSDGSDHIELATLRGLGPDQSLVMINGKRRHQTALVSVFGTRGRGNSGTDLNAFPAAAIDRVEILRDGASAQYGSDAIAGVINLILKKNTGEFSFNAGYSGYYDKKFNPYFKKELNQYVYEKALDGQTFAADVNYGFGLGKEGSFVNLTLQYLDGGKTYRQSLDQNFDAEYGLPVNIYRRAHGDGSLTSIGGFLNAEYPLSEKLKIYSFGGYNLKDADSYAFTRNFSARPDRFVTDSMDQIIIVKDIIRNSDSTATANADQYYNPHIQTKIKDFSAAVGIKREFKSGWNWDLSNVSGQNDFHFYGDQTFNASLGNPNKNHFDDGGFSFFQNTSNFNVTKEISGILHGMNLAAGAEYRMEQYKLYAGEEASYKNYNDAKATGSQGFPGYQPNDAVNSSRSASAIYTDLEFDVTKAWLVNTAIRLENYSDFGFTHNYKIASIYKTNQNFNIRGSLSTGFRAPSLQQINFSSTFTTVQGGTISEVKIAPNDNIITKAAGIPKLKEEKSINANIGYSWKLNNNLNISYDFYWVKIKDRVVLSGQFDASDNTLDTALTNALKDLNVGLAQFFANAVNTTNRGIDIVIDYNKKCGSSRYRLLTTANFQRMSINKINVPNKLNDTESHQKQFLSDREQAFIIASAPPIKMGINLEYGYKKLNVGTRLSYFGKTKILGYGQDGLGINPTIPTDDESRNVADSYLYNGKWVTDIYLSYSITKNINLNLGADNLFNIHPDLGAVSGAKWWAFNNETGGPWDAVQMGGNGLRLFGKLGLTF from the coding sequence ATGAAAAAAGTAATACTTTATTCAGTATCTATCTTCATGCTTATTCCATTCTTTAGTGTGGCTCAAACCACAATGATCACCGGCAAAGTTTATGATTCAAAAACTGGTGACCCCCTCGTTGGGGCAAACATAGTTTTATTAAATGATGTCAAAGGTACACTAACAGATTTATCGGGAAATTATTCCATTTCTGCTACCAATAAATCGACATTAGTTATTAGCTATTTAGGATATGTAACCCAAACCTATCAATTGCAAGGAGAAACGAGTCATAATTTTAGCTTGGTAGCTGAACAAACAAATTTGGATCAGGTCATTGTTGTTGGATCTAGGAGGCCAGGCAGGATACTCATAGAAAGTACATCTCCGGTTGACATCGTTAATATCAAACAACAAACCGGTTCCACCGCAAGAATGGATTTGACATCGATACTTAATTATGCAGCTCCATCCATGAATTACAATAAACAATCAGGATCTGATGGATCTGATCATATTGAATTAGCTACACTTAGGGGTTTAGGTCCTGATCAATCACTGGTTATGATTAATGGTAAACGACGTCACCAAACGGCACTGGTTTCAGTTTTCGGAACACGAGGAAGAGGTAATTCCGGCACTGATTTGAATGCATTTCCAGCAGCTGCAATTGATCGTGTAGAAATTTTACGCGATGGAGCATCTGCTCAGTACGGTTCAGATGCAATCGCAGGTGTTATTAATTTGATACTTAAAAAAAATACCGGGGAGTTTAGTTTCAATGCTGGATATTCAGGATACTATGATAAAAAATTTAACCCTTATTTCAAAAAAGAACTTAATCAATATGTCTATGAGAAGGCTCTTGATGGACAAACCTTTGCAGCAGATGTTAATTACGGATTTGGTCTGGGAAAAGAAGGAAGTTTTGTCAATTTGACGCTCCAATATTTAGATGGTGGAAAAACCTATAGACAATCTTTGGATCAAAATTTTGATGCTGAATATGGTCTCCCTGTCAACATTTATCGAAGAGCACATGGTGATGGTTCGTTAACTTCAATTGGAGGATTTCTAAATGCTGAATATCCATTAAGTGAGAAATTAAAAATTTATAGTTTTGGTGGCTACAATCTTAAAGATGCTGATTCATATGCATTCACACGAAATTTTTCAGCAAGACCTGACCGGTTTGTAACAGACTCTATGGATCAAATCATTATCGTTAAAGACATCATTAGAAATTCTGATTCAACCGCTACTGCAAATGCGGATCAATATTATAACCCTCACATTCAAACAAAAATAAAAGACTTTTCAGCCGCAGTTGGTATTAAACGTGAATTTAAAAGTGGATGGAATTGGGATTTAAGCAATGTATCTGGCCAGAATGATTTCCACTTTTATGGGGATCAAACATTCAATGCATCATTGGGTAATCCAAATAAAAATCACTTTGATGATGGAGGATTTTCATTTTTCCAAAATACCAGTAATTTTAATGTCACCAAAGAAATTTCAGGAATACTACATGGGATGAATCTCGCTGCTGGAGCAGAATATAGAATGGAACAATATAAACTATATGCGGGTGAAGAAGCATCTTATAAAAATTATAATGATGCCAAGGCAACGGGTTCTCAAGGCTTTCCGGGATATCAACCCAATGATGCAGTCAATTCATCAAGATCTGCATCTGCTATTTATACTGACCTTGAATTTGATGTAACCAAAGCCTGGTTGGTAAACACAGCCATCCGATTGGAAAATTACAGTGACTTTGGATTTACACATAATTATAAAATTGCCTCTATTTATAAAACCAATCAGAATTTTAATATTCGTGGATCGCTTTCTACTGGATTTAGAGCTCCGTCATTACAACAAATTAATTTCTCATCTACTTTTACTACAGTTCAAGGTGGAACGATTTCCGAAGTTAAAATTGCCCCTAATGACAATATCATAACAAAGGCAGCAGGAATTCCTAAACTCAAAGAAGAAAAATCCATCAATGCTAATATTGGTTATTCATGGAAGCTCAATAATAATCTAAACATTTCTTATGATTTTTATTGGGTAAAAATAAAAGATCGTGTCGTACTATCTGGACAATTTGACGCTTCCGATAACACCCTAGACACTGCACTAACCAATGCGTTGAAAGATTTAAATGTTGGATTGGCTCAATTTTTTGCCAATGCTGTTAATACAACAAATAGAGGTATTGATATCGTTATTGATTATAATAAAAAATGTGGATCCAGCAGATATCGATTATTAACAACCGCTAACTTTCAAAGAATGAGCATTAACAAAATTAATGTCCCAAATAAACTCAATGATACAGAATCACATCAAAAACAATTCTTAAGTGATCGAGAACAGGCTTTTATTATTGCCTCAGCACCTCCTATAAAAATGGGAATCAACCTTGAATATGGTTACAAAAAATTAAATGTTGGAACTCGTTTAAGTTATTTTGGAAAGACCAAAATACTGGGATATGGACAAGATGGATTGGGTATTAATCCCACAATACCAACTGATGATGAAAGTAGGAATGTTGCTGACTCCTATCTATACAATGGAAAATGGGTTACTGACATCTACCTATCCTATTCGATTACAAAAAATATCAATTTAAATCTTGGTGCTGACAATCTGTTTAATATACATCCGGACCTAGGCGCTGTTAGCGGAGCTAAGTGGTGGGCATTCAATAATGAGACAGGTGGACCATGGGATGCGGTGCAAATGGGTGGTAATGGATTACGATTGTTTGGAAAATTAGGGCTTACATTTTAA
- a CDS encoding DUF2029 domain-containing protein: protein MIYKILIGLVGILAQTYLFYFSDQNQFDTICVPFFIAFLFYLHVVVESIESTNNLYFWIKIGFLIRVIGLFSFPNLSDDIYRYWWDGHLLTMGLNPFEYTPSELMAHVYLPFDKEQLTIIFPLLNSPNYYSVYPPFAQFIFSLGALIAGKNVFLFSFALKFILICVDGGIIYFLIRLLRILSLPAFMAICYFMHPLVMTEINGNVHLESFVVLFTLMAVYFVLKLEYLKSGVTLGLAVMTKLVPILLVPLFLHWKHIKSNILFLIGLGVICLSFIPFLFTFYHHLMSSIKLFFVQFEFNSSFYSLIEHYFISEKNYEWQKLTSLILMVCFILGTLVILIRHFIFFRTQDFNINAAWILIFMYLICSSTVHPWYLIPLLALGMLSYPMTSIVWSVLSVLSYIKFDQTFFDHYSALKWIEYLITLSVFMYELIQLKRNKKGAMTIAP, encoded by the coding sequence ATGATTTATAAGATACTAATTGGGCTTGTTGGGATTTTAGCACAAACGTATTTATTTTATTTTTCTGATCAGAATCAATTCGACACAATTTGTGTACCCTTTTTTATTGCTTTTTTATTTTATTTACATGTTGTCGTTGAATCCATTGAATCCACAAACAATTTATATTTTTGGATCAAAATAGGATTTCTTATCCGCGTAATAGGATTATTTTCTTTTCCTAATTTATCTGATGATATTTATCGGTATTGGTGGGACGGTCATTTGTTGACTATGGGATTAAATCCGTTCGAATATACACCTTCCGAGCTTATGGCACACGTTTATCTGCCATTTGATAAAGAACAACTAACCATCATATTTCCCTTATTAAATTCGCCGAATTATTATAGTGTATACCCTCCTTTTGCACAGTTTATTTTTAGTCTGGGAGCATTGATTGCGGGTAAGAATGTGTTCCTTTTTAGTTTTGCATTAAAATTTATTCTAATCTGCGTTGACGGAGGGATCATTTATTTCCTTATTCGTTTATTACGCATATTAAGCTTGCCAGCATTTATGGCTATTTGTTATTTTATGCACCCATTGGTTATGACTGAGATCAATGGAAATGTTCATTTAGAATCTTTTGTGGTACTCTTTACTTTGATGGCAGTTTATTTTGTTTTAAAACTAGAATATCTAAAAAGTGGTGTGACTTTGGGATTAGCTGTAATGACTAAACTTGTTCCTATTCTACTAGTTCCACTTTTTTTACACTGGAAACACATTAAATCAAACATTTTATTTTTAATAGGTCTTGGAGTGATCTGTCTAAGTTTTATTCCTTTCTTGTTTACTTTTTATCATCATTTGATGTCAAGTATTAAATTGTTTTTTGTTCAGTTCGAATTCAATTCATCTTTTTATTCTTTGATAGAACATTATTTCATAAGTGAAAAAAATTACGAATGGCAAAAATTAACATCCTTGATATTAATGGTGTGCTTTATTTTGGGTACATTAGTTATTCTAATAAGACATTTTATATTTTTTAGAACTCAAGATTTTAATATAAATGCAGCTTGGATTTTAATATTTATGTATTTGATATGTTCTTCAACAGTACATCCATGGTACTTGATTCCTTTATTAGCTTTAGGTATGTTATCATACCCAATGACAAGTATTGTATGGTCAGTATTGAGCGTGTTGAGTTATATTAAATTTGATCAAACTTTTTTTGATCATTATAGTGCCTTAAAATGGATTGAATACCTTATTACTCTAAGTGTATTTATGTATGAGTTAATTCAACTTAAAAGAAATAAAAAAGGCGCAATGACTATTGCGCCTTGA
- a CDS encoding glycosyltransferase, whose protein sequence is MNQLQLILIVVYTACLLYMTVFCLMQLNLLKAYRRQKKNKQALKPLQEGDHFPMVTVQLPLFNELFVVDRLLDNITSLVYPKDKLQIQVLDDSTDETIAHASAKVDFYKSKGFDIEYIHRTNREGFKAGALKEGMLKAKGEFIAIFDADFLPDADFLLRALPHFTHEKVGVVQTRWAHLNEDYSLLTRLQAFQLNVHFTVEQAGRCEAGHFLQFNGTAGIWRKATIDDAGGWHSDTLTEDLDLSYRAQLKGWKINFVEDITCPAELPIEIYGYKSQQFRWMKGGAENSKKLLPVILKSDLPFKTKFFAGMHLLSSSIFLVIFWVAAISVPVLYAMDDLGLKATFLGFCLLGTLSMLAVFYEANVITCWKDQSLAKRLLNFAILFPVFMAVSMGLSFHNSIAVIQGFRGKKSSFVRTPKYSIISLRDTLKSNNYLIQKIDWKTWTEALICLYFIFAIGLAFRIDYYSFLMFHIMLMFGFGINFFYSLRHLSLK, encoded by the coding sequence ATGAATCAACTACAGCTAATCCTCATCGTCGTCTATACTGCTTGTTTGCTCTATATGACCGTATTCTGCTTAATGCAGTTAAATCTTTTGAAAGCATATCGTCGACAAAAGAAAAATAAACAAGCCTTAAAACCTCTTCAAGAAGGAGATCATTTTCCGATGGTAACTGTACAATTACCATTGTTTAATGAACTTTTTGTCGTGGATCGACTATTGGACAACATTACCAGTCTGGTATATCCTAAGGATAAATTGCAGATTCAGGTATTGGACGATTCAACTGATGAAACGATCGCTCATGCCAGTGCCAAGGTAGATTTTTATAAGTCTAAAGGATTTGACATAGAATATATACACCGAACCAATCGTGAGGGATTTAAAGCAGGAGCTTTAAAAGAAGGCATGTTGAAAGCAAAGGGGGAATTTATTGCCATTTTTGATGCAGATTTTTTGCCTGATGCAGATTTTCTATTAAGAGCATTACCTCATTTTACTCACGAAAAAGTAGGTGTCGTCCAAACCCGTTGGGCTCATCTCAATGAAGATTATTCTTTGTTGACTCGTCTCCAAGCTTTTCAATTAAACGTACACTTTACTGTAGAACAAGCTGGAAGATGCGAGGCCGGTCATTTTTTACAATTTAATGGAACTGCCGGAATTTGGAGGAAAGCAACGATTGATGATGCGGGTGGATGGCATTCAGATACATTAACTGAAGATTTGGATCTAAGCTACAGGGCTCAATTAAAAGGGTGGAAAATTAATTTTGTTGAAGATATCACATGTCCAGCAGAATTACCTATAGAAATATATGGTTATAAATCTCAACAGTTCAGATGGATGAAAGGCGGTGCAGAAAATTCAAAAAAATTATTACCTGTAATTTTGAAATCTGACTTACCATTTAAAACTAAATTTTTTGCAGGAATGCATTTATTGTCCAGCAGTATCTTTTTAGTGATTTTTTGGGTAGCAGCAATTAGTGTACCAGTACTTTATGCAATGGACGATTTAGGCCTTAAAGCAACGTTTTTAGGTTTTTGTTTACTGGGGACCCTCTCTATGTTGGCTGTATTCTATGAAGCCAATGTAATCACTTGTTGGAAGGATCAATCACTTGCTAAACGATTATTAAATTTCGCTATATTGTTTCCGGTTTTTATGGCTGTTTCTATGGGATTAAGTTTTCACAATAGCATAGCTGTAATTCAAGGATTCCGTGGCAAGAAATCGAGCTTTGTTAGAACTCCAAAGTACAGTATTATTAGTTTGAGGGATACATTGAAATCCAATAATTATCTTATTCAAAAAATCGATTGGAAAACCTGGACTGAAGCTCTGATATGTCTATATTTTATTTTTGCGATCGGCTTAGCATTTAGAATAGATTATTATTCTTTTTTAATGTTCCACATCATGCTCATGTTTGGATTTGGGATTAATTTTTTCTATTCTTTGCGACACCTAAGTTTGAAATAG
- a CDS encoding DUF1761 domain-containing protein produces the protein MNAYLAIFIAGLIPMVLGYIWYHPKIFGNAWMKSLGFTEASLKEGNMALTMGLATLISFALAWKLNEWSTHTQPGMSQFVHGFYHGSMGVGLTAILVLISNSLFQRNTLTNILINAVYWVLALGLMGAFLYSVATPEITPAAG, from the coding sequence ATGAATGCTTATTTGGCAATTTTTATTGCAGGTTTGATCCCTATGGTCCTTGGCTATATTTGGTATCATCCCAAAATATTTGGGAATGCATGGATGAAATCTTTAGGTTTTACTGAAGCATCACTCAAGGAAGGAAACATGGCCCTTACTATGGGTTTAGCAACTTTAATCTCATTTGCTCTCGCCTGGAAACTAAATGAATGGTCAACCCATACTCAACCGGGTATGAGTCAATTCGTTCATGGGTTTTATCATGGATCTATGGGCGTTGGACTTACCGCTATTTTGGTATTAATAAGCAATAGTTTATTTCAAAGAAATACATTGACCAATATACTTATTAACGCGGTTTATTGGGTTTTAGCACTTGGGTTAATGGGAGCCTTTCTTTATTCTGTTGCTACCCCAGAAATTACTCCTGCAGCTGGTTAG
- a CDS encoding glycosyltransferase family 2 protein, with translation MIVDVIIPALNEEKSISYVLDDIPAGLVRHIYVCDNGSSDRTAEVARLHGAIVLQEFEKGYGAACLKAIHFIHSQPKEAFPDIIVFIDADYSDFPEEIPILIQPILDHQVDLVIGSRVLGKAESGSLTFVQRFGNALSTHLIRWIYGYQFTDLGPFRAIRFDTLIQMNMQDRNYGWTVEMQIRAAKMKVRSTEVPVDYKIRIGRSKVSGTIKGSVLAGYKILYTIFKMW, from the coding sequence ATGATCGTTGATGTTATTATTCCTGCATTAAACGAAGAAAAGTCAATTTCATATGTCTTGGATGACATACCTGCTGGATTAGTAAGGCATATTTATGTATGTGACAACGGGAGTTCTGACAGAACCGCTGAAGTGGCAAGATTACATGGAGCTATTGTGCTTCAAGAATTCGAAAAAGGATATGGCGCTGCGTGCCTAAAAGCTATTCATTTTATTCATTCACAGCCTAAAGAAGCATTTCCGGATATCATAGTTTTTATTGATGCAGATTATTCAGATTTTCCTGAGGAAATCCCCATATTAATACAACCCATATTGGACCATCAAGTCGATCTAGTTATAGGGTCTCGCGTCTTAGGGAAAGCAGAATCTGGCTCTTTGACCTTTGTACAGCGTTTCGGGAATGCCCTTTCCACACATTTGATTCGTTGGATTTATGGCTATCAATTCACAGATTTAGGGCCATTCCGTGCTATTCGTTTTGATACTTTAATCCAAATGAATATGCAAGACAGAAATTATGGATGGACTGTTGAAATGCAAATACGTGCTGCAAAAATGAAAGTAAGAAGTACAGAAGTTCCAGTAGATTATAAAATCAGGATTGGCAGATCCAAGGTCTCGGGTACTATCAAAGGCAGTGTATTAGCTGGTTATAAAATTCTGTACACAATTTTCAAAATGTGGTAG